In Gallus gallus isolate bGalGal1 chromosome Z, bGalGal1.mat.broiler.GRCg7b, whole genome shotgun sequence, one DNA window encodes the following:
- the VCP gene encoding transitional endoplasmic reticulum ATPase, producing MASGSDSKADDLSTAILKQKNRPNRLIVDEAINEDNSVVSLSQAKMDELQLFRGDTVLLKGKKRREAVCIVLSDDTCSDEKIRMNRVVRNNLRVRLGDVISIQPCPDVKYGKRIHVLPIDDTVEGITGNLFEVYLKPYFLEAYRPIRKGDIFLVRGGMRAVEFKVVETDPSPYCIVAPDTVIHCEGEPIKREDEEESLNEVGYDDIGGCRKQLAQIKEMVELPLRHPALFKAIGVKPPRGILLYGPPGTGKTLIARAVANETGAFFFLINGPEIMSKLAGESESNLRKAFEEAEKNAPAIIFIDELDAIAPKREKTHGEVERRIVSQLLTLMDGLKQRAHVIVMAATNRPNSIDPALRRFGRFDREVDIGIPDATGRLEILQIHTKNMKLADDVDLEQVANETHGHVGADLAALCSEAALQAIRKKMDLIDLEDETIDAEVMNSLAVTMDDFRWALSQSNPSALRETVVEVPQVTWEDIGGLEDVKRELQELVQYPVEHPDKFLKFGMTPSKGVLFYGPPGCGKTLLAKAIANECQANFISIKGPELLTMWFGESEANVREIFDKARQAAPCVLFFDELDSIAKARGGNIGDGGGAADRVINQILTEMDGMSTKKNVFIIGATNRPDIIDPAILRPGRLDQLIYIPLPDEKSRVAILKANLRKSPVAKDVDLDFLAKMTNGFSGADLTEICQRACKLAIRESIESEIRRERERQTNPSAMEVEEDDPVPEIRRDHFEEAMRFARRSVSDNDIRKYEMFAQTLQQSRGFGSFRFPSGNQGGAGPSQGTGGGSGGNVYSEDNDDDLYG from the exons ttcTAAAGCGGATGACTTATCGACTGCTATTCTGAAGCAGAAGAACAGGCCCAATCGGTTAATTGTTGATGAAGCCATCAATGAAGACAACAGTGTTGTGTCACTGTCCCAG GCAAAAATGGATGAATTGCAACTGTTCAGAGGAGACACTGTTCtcctaaaaggaaagaagaggagagaagcagtCTGCATTGTTCTGTCAGATGATACCTGCTCAGATGAGAAGATTCGCATGAATAGGGTTGTTCGCAACAACCTGAGGGTGCGCCTGGGTGATGTGATCAG caTCCAGCCCTGCCCAGATGTGAAATACGGCAAGCGTATCCACGTGCTGCCAATTGATGACACAGTAGAAGGGATCACGGGGAATCTCTTCGAGGTCTATCTCAAACCATACTTCCTGGAAGCATACAGACCCATCAGGAAAG GTGACATTTTCTTGGTGCGTGGAGGGATGCGTGCAGTGGAGTTTAAAGTGGTGGAGACAGATCCAAGTCCTTACTGCATAGTGGCTCCGGACACAGTGATCCATTGTGAAGGAGAGCCCATCAAACGAGAG GATGAAGAAGAGTCACTGAATGAGGTGGGCTATGATGACATTGGTGGCTGCCGGAAGCAGCTGGCTCAGATCAAAGAGATGGTGGAACTTCCTCTCCGACACCCTGCTCTCTTCAAGGCCATAGGGGTAAAG ccTCCACGGGGAATCCTGTTATATGGTCCACCTGGTACTGGCAAAACACTGATTGCCCGAGCAGTGGCCAATGAAACTGGggctttcttcttcctgattAATG GTCCTGAGATTATGAGCAAGCTGGCCGGTGAGTCTGAGAGCAACTTGAGGAAAGCCTTTGAAGAAGCTGAAAAGAATGCACCTGCCATCATTTTCATTGATGAACTGGATGCCATTGCTCCGAAGAGAGAGAAG ACACATGGAGAGGTGGAACGTCGCATAGTGTCTCAGCTTTTGACTCTTATGGATGgactgaaacagagagcacatgTGATTGTTATGGCAGCTACCAACAGACCAAACAGCATTGACCCAGCACTCAGGCGATTTG GTCGTTTTGACAGAGAAGTAGATATTGGTATTCCAGATGCAACTGGACGCCTGGAGATCCTGCAGATCcacacaaaaaatatgaaactggCTGATGATGTGGATCTGGAACAG gTGGCAAATGAGACCCATGGACATGTTGGTGCTGACTTGGCTGCTCTTTGCTCAGAAGCTGCTCTTCAGGCTATCAGAAAGAAGATGGATCTCATAGACCTGGAAGATGAAACCATTGATGCTGAAGTGATGAACTCGTTGGCTGTGACCATGGATGACTTCAGG TGGGCTCTGAGCCAGAGCAACCCTTCTGCTCTTCGGGAGACTGTGGTGGAGGTGCCACAAGTTACCTGGGAAGATATTGGTGGTCTAGAAGATGTAAAGAGAGAACTCCAGGAGCTTGTACAG TATCCTGTGGAGCACCCAGACAAGTTCCTCAAATTTGGCATGACTCCATCAAAAGGAGTTCTGTTCTATGGGCCGCCTGGCTGTGGTAAGACACTTCTGGCCAAAGCCATTGCCAACGAATGCCAGGCAAACTTCATTTCCATCAAGGGGCCAGAATTGCTCACCatgtggtttggagagtcagaAGCCAATGTGCGCGAGATCTTTGACAAG GCCCGCCAAGCAGCCCCTTGTGTGCTCTTCTTTGATGAGCTGGACTCCATTGCAAAGGCTCGAGGTGGGAATATTGgagatggtggtggtgctgcAGACCGTGTCATCAACCAGATCCTGACAGAGATGGATGGTATGTCCACCAAGAAGAACGTTTTCATCATCGGTGCTACCAACAGGCCAGACATCATTGACCCAGCCATCTTGCGCCCTGGCCGCCTGGATCAACTCATCTACATCCCTCTGCCTGATGAGAAGTCCCGGGTTGCTATTCTTAAGGCCAACCTGAGAAAATCACCAGTTGCTAAG GATGTTGACCTGGATTTCCTAGCTAAGATGACCAATGGCTTTTCGGGGGCTGACCTGACAGAAATATGCCAGCGTGCCTGCAAACTGGCCATCCGAGAGTCCATCGAGAGTGAGATCAGACGAGAACGTGAGAGGCAGACCAACCCTTCTGCCATG gaagTGGAGGAGGACGACCCGGTTCCTGAGATACGCAGGGATCACTTTGAGGAGGCCATGCGCTTTGCTCGCCGCTCTGTCAGTGACAACGACATCAGGAAATACGAGATGTTTGCACAGACTCTACAGCAGAGCCGTGGCTTTGGCAGCTTCAG GTTCCCATCAGGTAACCAGGGAGGCGCTGGGCCGAGCCAAGGCACAGGAGGTGGCAGCGGGGGCAATGTGTACAGTGAAGACAACGATGATGATCTCTATGGCTAA